A genomic window from Triticum urartu cultivar G1812 chromosome 7, Tu2.1, whole genome shotgun sequence includes:
- the LOC125525670 gene encoding proteasome activator subunit 4 isoform X4, protein MHLYNAWLPPAVADAARGEAAAFAGAVRAAKDAWRPDDPDSAYATLKWISVFDLFIKAKSDVAPEDIHALVELGFGIFHASQNKFVVQIKWGGLLIRLFKKHAERLSLDVQWRPLYETLIQTHFKRNMGPEGWKVRQQHFETITGLVHASRTFFPEGAAAEIWLEFRPLLENPWHNSAFEGVGFVRLFLPANSRNQDHFTTDWIAQCLHIWDSVTNCNFWDIQWAAIIARCIKNSRSIEWEKFLPLLFTRYLNMFEVPISSGNGSYPFPVEVPRNTRFLFSSKTRSPSKAIAKSVVYLLKPKSLALEQFEKLINFLEQFYHPSNGGRWTYSLERFLRYLVFYFERRLQHEQFDTMDEKNEQFCLGKEERAVFIKVVLKLLDRGQYSKDDSLAETVSIATSILSYVEPSLVLPFVATNFQLALETTTATHQLKNAVTSVAFSGRALLLSSLCSTQSGDSSMIDTLYDLIVTSLSNALLGMDANDPPKTVATMQLIGSIFSNLATVGVSDDVPAFLQTSSLSDWLDEFFCRLFSVLQNLESSSAIAEGYQTSIMPGTFLVEDSPHYFCMLEIVLGKLSKTLFNQSLKKIAKFVNANILPGATSEVGLLCCACVHSYPEEASVYLVKPILMTIMSSFEGTPTTGYVGREVPNNMSTKATLSPALETALDYYLRVLAISISYAGPVLLSYREELKHVIMSAFQAPSWKVNGAGDHLLRSVLGSLVSFYPLDQYKPFSCQSIANIIEPWGCSKAHQDRDVEMLNFPPKWHDPSQDELSFANELLEFHFQSAVEELLTICQMEVQSETGDEKEHLKITLLRIHSALQGVMSCLPELRPSYKDGRSNVVEPSFFIAGSSGSTVGSSEMREKAAELVHIACRYLLKERTDDSILLALVVRVIDALVNYGSLEYDEWSSHVQAWKLESAAIIEPQCNFIVPFHAQGKKRPRWALVDKAHLHNTWRCSQSSYHRYRTNANVSPSSLMVNLVKDLLDLSLHNYETVRSYAGRSLTKMLKRWPSLISDCVLTLTENLRDSKALEHVVLGSCSILASQTVLRHLTTDSASLSSFIMGILGSSHHESIKCQKAITELFVKYNIRFSGISRSFFKNSQSLADRPGFLGLFSQINALGFETNSLHWRYNLMANRVLLLLILASRSEPDIYSQILAETAGHFLRNLKSQLPHSRMLAISALNTLLEGSPHKASVEDSQQSLDHPEECNILSTGRLLNDIIQEEGFMNDTLNSLSHVHIISDSDGSSKASYGASSFQSGSDKAITYFYFDFSASWPCTPSWISLVGGGTFYSSFAKIFKRLIQQCGMPVMSSLQTALEEFLSSKERSRQCVAAEAMAGMLHSDVSGDLESGSDWLMLQLQKVVLAPSVESVPEWASCIRYAVTGKERSGTRAPVLRQKVLDCLCTAVPQSVATSVLAKRYSFLSVALIEISPHKMSPAEEQYHVTILNELLDNMSHSSAQVREAIGVAMCVACSNVRLAGARSPGVLTEQTGNEYWSKRLTDGVTELSVSIQNNSQSKQLELASDSSTVNGLDNKEEADAKRMETIFHFMIASLKSGRSSVLLDVIIALFYPVLSLQETSNKDLSLLAKSAFELLKWRTLPRPFLETAIMAILSSVSDPNWRTRSALLSYLRTFTYRHTFILSGSEKSQIWQTIEKLLVDNQVEVREHAAGVLASLMKGIDKDLSKDFRDRSYAQAQRILDTRRRTPKSGHSVATIHGAVLALTASVLSVPYDMPSWLPGHVTLLAHFIREPSPVKSTVTKAVAEFKRTHADTWSIQKDAFTEDELEVLRDTSSSSSYFA, encoded by the exons TTTTATCAAAGCAAAGAGTGACGTTGCTCCTGAGGACATACATGCTCTTGTAGAGCTTGGGTTTGGAATATTTCATGCATCGCAGAATAAGTTTGTTGTCCAG ATAAAATGGGGAGGTTTGCTCATCAGGCTTTTCAAAAAGCATGCGGAGAGACTTTCACTTGATGTGCAATGGAGGCCGCTTTACGAGACATTGATACAAACCCATTTCAAGAG AAACATGGGCCCTGAGGGCTGGAAAGTAAGGCAGCAACACTTCGAGACCATCACCGGCTTAGTACATGCCTCTAGGACTTTCTTTCCTGAAGGTGCAGCTGCTGAGATTTGGTTGGAATTCAG GCCGTTGCTGGAAAATCCATGGCATAACTCAGCATTTGAAGGTGTTGGATTTGTTAGGCTGTTTCTTCCTGCAAACTCGAGGAACCAGGATCACTTTACGAC TGATTGGATTGCACAATGTCTACACATTTGGGACTCTGTCACAAATTGTAACTTCTGGGATATCCAATGGGCTGCCATCATAGCACGTTGCATAAAAAATTCCAGATCCATTGAATGGGAGAAGTTTCTGCCGCTATTGTTTACAAGATACTTGAACATGTTTGAG GTTCCTATATCCAGTGGGAATGGGTCGTACCCTTTTCCAGTGGAGGTGCCTAGGAACACAAGATTTTTGTTCTCAAGTAAGACCAGATCACCTTCCAAGGCAATTGCAAAGTCTGTT GTGTACCTTTTGAAGCCTAAAAGTCTGGCACTGGAACAATTTGAGAAGCTCATAAATTTTCTAGAACA ATTCTATCATCCATCAAATGGGGGTCGCTGGACCTACTCATTGGAGCGTTTTCTGCGGTATCTTGTTTTTTACTTTGAAAGACGTCTTCAACATGAACAATT TGACACAATGGATGAGAAAAATGAGCAGTTCTGTTTGGGAAAAGAAGAGAGAGCTGTTTTTATCAAAGTAGTGCTGAAATTACTGGATCGTGGTCAGTACAGCAAGGACGATTCTCTTGCTGAAACAGTATCCATTGCAACTTCAATCCTGTCTTATGTCGAGCCATCCTTGGTGCTTCCGTTTGTCGCAACGAACTTCCAACTAGCCTTGGAGACA ACTACTGCCACCCACCAGTTAAAGAATGCTGTCACATCTGTCGCATTTTCTGGACGGGCGCTTCTTCTAAGTTCTTTATGCTCAACTCAATCTGGTGATAGTAGCATGATTGATACACTCTATGATCTTATTGTCACTTCCCTTTCAAATGCATTGCTTGGTATGGATGCCAACGATCCACCTAAAACTGTAGCTACGATGCAATTAATTGGCTCAATATTTTCAAAT CTGGCTACAGTTGGTGTTAGTGATGATGTGCCTGCTTTCCTCCAAACTTCCTCTCTATCGGATTGGCTAGATGAATTCTTTTGTCGGCTGTTTTCTGTGCTTCAGAATCTGGAATCAAGTAGTGCCAT CGCGGAGGGTTACCAGACCTCAATCATGCCGGGAACTTTTCTCGTCGAGGACAGCCCTCACTATTTTTGCATGCTAGAAATAGTTCTGGGAAAGTTATCAAAAACCTTATTTAATCAG TCCCTTAAGAAAATTGCCAAGTTTGTCAATGCAAATATCCTTCCTGGTGCCACTTCAGAAGTTGGACTTCTTTGTTGTGCCTGTGTTCATTCATATCCTGAGGAGGCTTCAGTCTACCTTGTAAAGCCTATCTTAATGACTATCATGTCCTCCTTCGAAGGTACCCCCACAACAGGTTATGTTGGAAGAGAAGTTCCTAACAATATGTCTACTAAG GCTACACTTTCTCCTGCTCTAGAAACAGCATTGGACTACTATCTGAGGGTTTTGGCTATATCCATCAGTTATGCGGGTCCTGTCTTACTGAGCTATAGAGAAGAATTAAAGCACGTAATAATGTCTGCATTCCAGGCCCCTTCATGGAAG GTCAATGGAGCTGGTGATCATCTCCTTCGCTCTGTGCTAGGAAGCCTGGTTTCATTTTATCCACTAGATCAGTATAA GCCATTTTCTTGTCAGTCCATTGCTAATATTATTGAGCCATGGGGTTGTTCAAAAGCTCATCAGGACAGGGACGTTGAAATGCTTAATTTTCCTCCGAAGTGGCATGATCCCAGTCAAGATGAACTATCTTTTGCAAACGAATTGTTAGAATTTCATTTTCAGTCGGCTGTGGAAGAGCTTTTGACTATTTGCCAGATGGAAGTTCAGTCTGAGACAG GAGATGAAAAGGAGCACCTAAAAATAACGCTATTGCGCATTCATTCTGCATTGCAGGGTGTAATGTCGTGCTTACCTGAACTGCGTCCATCATATAAAGATGGGAGGTCCAATGTAGTAGAGCCCAGTTTCTTTATTGCAGGATCTTCTGGTAGCACCGTTGGCAGCTCAGAGATGCGTGAAAAGGCTGCAGAACTTGTGCACATAGCATGCAG GTACTTATTAAAGGAAAGAACTGATGATAGTATTCTCCTAGCACTTGTAGTACGCGTGATTGATGCTTTGGTGAACTATG GTAGCTTGGAATATGATGAATGGTCAAGTCATGTTCAAGCTTGGAAATTAGAGTCTGCTGCCATCATTGAGCCTCAATGCAACTTTATTGTTCCATTCCATGCTCAGGGCAAAAAGAG ACCTAGATGGGCACTTGTCGATAAAGCACACTTGCATAATACGTGGAGATGTTCACAATCATCATACCACAGATACCGGACAAATGCCAATGTATCTCCGTCTAGCCTCATGGTTAATTTGGTGAAGGATCTCCTAGATCTCTCACTACACAACTATGAAACTGTTCGCTC GTATGCTGGAAGATCGCTAACAAAAATGCTGAAGCGCTGGCCTTCTCTAATTTCTGATTGTGTTCTTACCCTGACTGAGAATTTGCGTGATTCGAAAGCCCTGGAACATGTGGTGCTTGGTTCTTGCAGCATTCTCGCATCACAGACTGTTTTGAGACACTTGACAACT GATTCTGCTTCCCTCTCTTCATTTATCATGGGAATTTTGGGAAG CTCTCATCATGAATCGATAAAGTGTCAGAAAGCTATTACTGAG CTCTTTGTGAAATACAACATACGTTTCTCTGGAATATCAAGGTCTTTTTTCAAGAATTCTCAAAGTCTGGCTGACAGGCCAGGATTTCTTGGATTATTTTCTCAAATTAATGCTTTGGGCTTTGAGACTAACAGTCTACATTGGAG GTACAACCTGATGGCTAATAGAGTACTTCTGTTGCTAATTTTGGCATCTAGAAGTGAGCCTGACATTTATTCACAAATCCTGGCAGAGACTGCTG GTCATTTCTTAAGAAATTTGAAGAGTCAACTCCCCCACTCAAGGATGCTTGCAATATCTGCTCTGAACACACTATTAGAAGGATCACCTCACAAGGCATCTGTGGAAGATTCACAACAATCATTAGATCACCCTGAAGAATGCAATATTTTGTCAACAGGAAGGCTTCTGAATGACATAATCCAGGAGGAAGGATTCATGAATGATACACTAAACAGTCTCTCACATGTACATATTATTTCTGATAGTGATGGTTCATCAAAAGCAAGTTATGGTGCTTCATCGTTTCAAAGCGGATCTGATAAAGCAATCACTTACTTCTATTTTGATTTCTCTGCCTCATGGCCATGTACCCCTAGTTGGATTTCTTTAGTGGGCGGTGGCACATTCTATTCCAGCTTTGCTAAGATATTCAAAAGGCTTATACAACAATGCGGAATGCCAGTAATGTCCTCACTTCAGACTGCACTAGAAGAATTTCTGAGTTCAAAAGAAAGATCAAGGCAATGTGTGGCGGCTGAAGCTATGGCGGGCATGCTTCACTCTGATGTCAGTGGGGATTTGGAGTCTGGGAGTGACTGGTTGATGCTTCAATTGCAGAAGGTTGTGTTAGCTCCATCTGTGGAATCAGTTCCTGAATGGGCATCTTGCATTAGATATGCTGTTACTGGCAAAGAAAGATCTGGAACTCGTGCTCCTGTTCTCAGGCAAAAAGTATTAGATTGCTTATGTACAGCAGTTCCTCAGTCTGTAGCAACTAGTGTACTTGCCAAGAGATATTCTTTTCTGTCTGTTGCTCTAATTGAAATTTCTCCACATAAAATGTCCCCAGCAGAGGAGCAGTACCACGTTACAATTCTCAACGAACTGCTTGACAATATGAGTCACTCATCTGCACAG GTAAGAGAGGCGATTGGTGTTGCTATGTGTGTCGCATGCTCGAATGTGAGATTAGCTGGTGCACGTTCACCGGGAGTCCTGACAGAACAAACCGGAAATGAATATTGGTCTAAGCGTTTGACAGATGGAGTTACTGAGTTGTCTGTGAGTATACAGAACAATAGTCAATCTAAGCAACTTGAATTGGCATCCGATTCATCCACTGTGAATGGCTTGGACAATAAAGAGGAGGCTGACGCTAAAAGAATGGAAACG ATTTTCCATTTCATGATTGCATCTCTGAAGTCTGGGAGATCTTCCGTTCTACTAGATGTTATTATTGCACTCTTCTACCCTGTTCTATCATTACAG GAAACATCAAATAAAGATTTGTCATTGCTTGCAAAGTCAGCTTTTGAATTGCTTAAATGGCGGACTTTGCCGCGCCCTTTTCTTGAAACAGCTATTATGGCTATCCTTTCTTCAGTCAGTGATCCCAACTGGCGAACCAGATCAGCGTTGTTATCATATCTCAGGACCTTTACATACAG GCACACATTCATTCTTTCTGGCTCAGAGAAATCACAAATTTGGCAAACAATTGAGAAGTTACTTGTGGATAACCAAGTTGAG GTCAGGGAGCATGCTGCTGGTGTTCTTGCAAGCTTAATGAAGGGTATAGATAAAGATCTATCGAAGGATTTCCGTGATAGATCATATGCACAAGCCCAACGTATCCTTGATACGAGAAGAAG AACTCCAAAGTCCGGCCATTCTGTTGCTACCATACATGGTGCAGTACTTGCTCTGACGGCTTCGGTGCTTTCTGTCCCATACGACATGCCAAG CTGGCTTCCTGGTCATGTAACACTACTGGCCCACTTCATCCGCGAGCCGTCTCCTGTGAAATCTACTGTGACAAAGGCTGTTGCTGAGTTTAAGAGGACACACGCCGACACTTGGAGCATCCAGAAGGATGCCTTCACAGAAGACGAACTGGAG GTCCTCCGGGATACATCGTCCTCGTCATCGTACTTTGCTTAG
- the LOC125525670 gene encoding proteasome activator subunit 4 isoform X2, protein MHLYNAWLPPAVADAARGEAAAFAGAVRAAKDAWRPDDPDSAYATLKWISVFDLFIKAKSDVAPEDIHALVELGFGIFHASQNKFVVQIKWGGLLIRLFKKHAERLSLDVQWRPLYETLIQTHFKRNMGPEGWKVRQQHFETITGLVHASRTFFPEGAAAEIWLEFRPLLENPWHNSAFEGVGFVRLFLPANSRNQDHFTTDWIAQCLHIWDSVTNCNFWDIQWAAIIARCIKNSRSIEWEKFLPLLFTRYLNMFEVPISSGNGSYPFPVEVPRNTRFLFSSKTRSPSKAIAKSVVYLLKPKSLALEQFEKLINFLEQFVFWSLYFFLLVALALYFVLTYVFLAFRFYHPSNGGRWTYSLERFLRYLVFYFERRLQHEQFDTMDEKNEQFCLGKEERAVFIKVVLKLLDRGQYSKDDSLAETVSIATSILSYVEPSLVLPFVATNFQLALETTTATHQLKNAVTSVAFSGRALLLSSLCSTQSGDSSMIDTLYDLIVTSLSNALLGMDANDPPKTVATMQLIGSIFSNLATVGVSDDVPAFLQTSSLSDWLDEFFCRLFSVLQNLESSSAIAEGYQTSIMPGTFLVEDSPHYFCMLEIVLGKLSKTLFNQSLKKIAKFVNANILPGATSEVGLLCCACVHSYPEEASVYLVKPILMTIMSSFEGTPTTGYVGREVPNNMSTKATLSPALETALDYYLRVLAISISYAGPVLLSYREELKHVIMSAFQAPSWKVNGAGDHLLRSVLGSLVSFYPLDQYKPFSCQSIANIIEPWGCSKAHQDRDVEMLNFPPKWHDPSQDELSFANELLEFHFQSAVEELLTICQMEVQSETGDEKEHLKITLLRIHSALQGVMSCLPELRPSYKDGRSNVVEPSFFIAGSSGSTVGSSEMREKAAELVHIACRYLLKERTDDSILLALVVRVIDALVNYGSLEYDEWSSHVQAWKLESAAIIEPQCNFIVPFHAQGKKRPRWALVDKAHLHNTWRCSQSSYHRYRTNANVSPSSLMVNLVKDLLDLSLHNYETVRSYAGRSLTKMLKRWPSLISDCVLTLTENLRDSKALEHVVLGSCSILASQTVLRHLTTDSASLSSFIMGILGSSHHESIKCQKAITELFVKYNIRFSGISRSFFKNSQSLADRPGFLGLFSQINALGFETNSLHWRYNLMANRVLLLLILASRSEPDIYSQILAETAGHFLRNLKSQLPHSRMLAISALNTLLEGSPHKASVEDSQQSLDHPEECNILSTGRLLNDIIQEEGFMNDTLNSLSHVHIISDSDGSSKASYGASSFQSGSDKAITYFYFDFSASWPCTPSWISLVGGGTFYSSFAKIFKRLIQQCGMPVMSSLQTALEEFLSSKERSRQCVAAEAMAGMLHSDVSGDLESGSDWLMLQLQKVVLAPSVESVPEWASCIRYAVTGKERSGTRAPVLRQKVLDCLCTAVPQSVATSVLAKRYSFLSVALIEISPHKMSPAEEQYHVTILNELLDNMSHSSAQVREAIGVAMCVACSNVRLAGARSPGVLTEQTGNEYWSKRLTDGVTELSVSIQNNSQSKQLELASDSSTVNGLDNKEEADAKRMETIFHFMIASLKSGRSSVLLDVIIALFYPVLSLQETSNKDLSLLAKSAFELLKWRTLPRPFLETAIMAILSSVSDPNWRTRSALLSYLRTFTYRHTFILSGSEKSQIWQTIEKLLVDNQVEVREHAAGVLASLMKGIDKDLSKDFRDRSYAQAQRILDTRRRTPKSGHSVATIHGAVLALTASVLSVPYDMPSWLPGHVTLLAHFIREPSPVKSTVTKAVAEFKRTHADTWSIQKDAFTEDELEVLRDTSSSSSYFA, encoded by the exons TTTTATCAAAGCAAAGAGTGACGTTGCTCCTGAGGACATACATGCTCTTGTAGAGCTTGGGTTTGGAATATTTCATGCATCGCAGAATAAGTTTGTTGTCCAG ATAAAATGGGGAGGTTTGCTCATCAGGCTTTTCAAAAAGCATGCGGAGAGACTTTCACTTGATGTGCAATGGAGGCCGCTTTACGAGACATTGATACAAACCCATTTCAAGAG AAACATGGGCCCTGAGGGCTGGAAAGTAAGGCAGCAACACTTCGAGACCATCACCGGCTTAGTACATGCCTCTAGGACTTTCTTTCCTGAAGGTGCAGCTGCTGAGATTTGGTTGGAATTCAG GCCGTTGCTGGAAAATCCATGGCATAACTCAGCATTTGAAGGTGTTGGATTTGTTAGGCTGTTTCTTCCTGCAAACTCGAGGAACCAGGATCACTTTACGAC TGATTGGATTGCACAATGTCTACACATTTGGGACTCTGTCACAAATTGTAACTTCTGGGATATCCAATGGGCTGCCATCATAGCACGTTGCATAAAAAATTCCAGATCCATTGAATGGGAGAAGTTTCTGCCGCTATTGTTTACAAGATACTTGAACATGTTTGAG GTTCCTATATCCAGTGGGAATGGGTCGTACCCTTTTCCAGTGGAGGTGCCTAGGAACACAAGATTTTTGTTCTCAAGTAAGACCAGATCACCTTCCAAGGCAATTGCAAAGTCTGTT GTGTACCTTTTGAAGCCTAAAAGTCTGGCACTGGAACAATTTGAGAAGCTCATAAATTTTCTAGAACAGTTTGTCTTCTGGTCCTTGTACTTCTTTTTGCTTGTCGCACTGGCTCTTTATTTTGTTTTAACTTATGTCTTTCTGGCATTTAGATTCTATCATCCATCAAATGGGGGTCGCTGGACCTACTCATTGGAGCGTTTTCTGCGGTATCTTGTTTTTTACTTTGAAAGACGTCTTCAACATGAACAATT TGACACAATGGATGAGAAAAATGAGCAGTTCTGTTTGGGAAAAGAAGAGAGAGCTGTTTTTATCAAAGTAGTGCTGAAATTACTGGATCGTGGTCAGTACAGCAAGGACGATTCTCTTGCTGAAACAGTATCCATTGCAACTTCAATCCTGTCTTATGTCGAGCCATCCTTGGTGCTTCCGTTTGTCGCAACGAACTTCCAACTAGCCTTGGAGACA ACTACTGCCACCCACCAGTTAAAGAATGCTGTCACATCTGTCGCATTTTCTGGACGGGCGCTTCTTCTAAGTTCTTTATGCTCAACTCAATCTGGTGATAGTAGCATGATTGATACACTCTATGATCTTATTGTCACTTCCCTTTCAAATGCATTGCTTGGTATGGATGCCAACGATCCACCTAAAACTGTAGCTACGATGCAATTAATTGGCTCAATATTTTCAAAT CTGGCTACAGTTGGTGTTAGTGATGATGTGCCTGCTTTCCTCCAAACTTCCTCTCTATCGGATTGGCTAGATGAATTCTTTTGTCGGCTGTTTTCTGTGCTTCAGAATCTGGAATCAAGTAGTGCCAT CGCGGAGGGTTACCAGACCTCAATCATGCCGGGAACTTTTCTCGTCGAGGACAGCCCTCACTATTTTTGCATGCTAGAAATAGTTCTGGGAAAGTTATCAAAAACCTTATTTAATCAG TCCCTTAAGAAAATTGCCAAGTTTGTCAATGCAAATATCCTTCCTGGTGCCACTTCAGAAGTTGGACTTCTTTGTTGTGCCTGTGTTCATTCATATCCTGAGGAGGCTTCAGTCTACCTTGTAAAGCCTATCTTAATGACTATCATGTCCTCCTTCGAAGGTACCCCCACAACAGGTTATGTTGGAAGAGAAGTTCCTAACAATATGTCTACTAAG GCTACACTTTCTCCTGCTCTAGAAACAGCATTGGACTACTATCTGAGGGTTTTGGCTATATCCATCAGTTATGCGGGTCCTGTCTTACTGAGCTATAGAGAAGAATTAAAGCACGTAATAATGTCTGCATTCCAGGCCCCTTCATGGAAG GTCAATGGAGCTGGTGATCATCTCCTTCGCTCTGTGCTAGGAAGCCTGGTTTCATTTTATCCACTAGATCAGTATAA GCCATTTTCTTGTCAGTCCATTGCTAATATTATTGAGCCATGGGGTTGTTCAAAAGCTCATCAGGACAGGGACGTTGAAATGCTTAATTTTCCTCCGAAGTGGCATGATCCCAGTCAAGATGAACTATCTTTTGCAAACGAATTGTTAGAATTTCATTTTCAGTCGGCTGTGGAAGAGCTTTTGACTATTTGCCAGATGGAAGTTCAGTCTGAGACAG GAGATGAAAAGGAGCACCTAAAAATAACGCTATTGCGCATTCATTCTGCATTGCAGGGTGTAATGTCGTGCTTACCTGAACTGCGTCCATCATATAAAGATGGGAGGTCCAATGTAGTAGAGCCCAGTTTCTTTATTGCAGGATCTTCTGGTAGCACCGTTGGCAGCTCAGAGATGCGTGAAAAGGCTGCAGAACTTGTGCACATAGCATGCAG GTACTTATTAAAGGAAAGAACTGATGATAGTATTCTCCTAGCACTTGTAGTACGCGTGATTGATGCTTTGGTGAACTATG GTAGCTTGGAATATGATGAATGGTCAAGTCATGTTCAAGCTTGGAAATTAGAGTCTGCTGCCATCATTGAGCCTCAATGCAACTTTATTGTTCCATTCCATGCTCAGGGCAAAAAGAG ACCTAGATGGGCACTTGTCGATAAAGCACACTTGCATAATACGTGGAGATGTTCACAATCATCATACCACAGATACCGGACAAATGCCAATGTATCTCCGTCTAGCCTCATGGTTAATTTGGTGAAGGATCTCCTAGATCTCTCACTACACAACTATGAAACTGTTCGCTC GTATGCTGGAAGATCGCTAACAAAAATGCTGAAGCGCTGGCCTTCTCTAATTTCTGATTGTGTTCTTACCCTGACTGAGAATTTGCGTGATTCGAAAGCCCTGGAACATGTGGTGCTTGGTTCTTGCAGCATTCTCGCATCACAGACTGTTTTGAGACACTTGACAACT GATTCTGCTTCCCTCTCTTCATTTATCATGGGAATTTTGGGAAG CTCTCATCATGAATCGATAAAGTGTCAGAAAGCTATTACTGAG CTCTTTGTGAAATACAACATACGTTTCTCTGGAATATCAAGGTCTTTTTTCAAGAATTCTCAAAGTCTGGCTGACAGGCCAGGATTTCTTGGATTATTTTCTCAAATTAATGCTTTGGGCTTTGAGACTAACAGTCTACATTGGAG GTACAACCTGATGGCTAATAGAGTACTTCTGTTGCTAATTTTGGCATCTAGAAGTGAGCCTGACATTTATTCACAAATCCTGGCAGAGACTGCTG GTCATTTCTTAAGAAATTTGAAGAGTCAACTCCCCCACTCAAGGATGCTTGCAATATCTGCTCTGAACACACTATTAGAAGGATCACCTCACAAGGCATCTGTGGAAGATTCACAACAATCATTAGATCACCCTGAAGAATGCAATATTTTGTCAACAGGAAGGCTTCTGAATGACATAATCCAGGAGGAAGGATTCATGAATGATACACTAAACAGTCTCTCACATGTACATATTATTTCTGATAGTGATGGTTCATCAAAAGCAAGTTATGGTGCTTCATCGTTTCAAAGCGGATCTGATAAAGCAATCACTTACTTCTATTTTGATTTCTCTGCCTCATGGCCATGTACCCCTAGTTGGATTTCTTTAGTGGGCGGTGGCACATTCTATTCCAGCTTTGCTAAGATATTCAAAAGGCTTATACAACAATGCGGAATGCCAGTAATGTCCTCACTTCAGACTGCACTAGAAGAATTTCTGAGTTCAAAAGAAAGATCAAGGCAATGTGTGGCGGCTGAAGCTATGGCGGGCATGCTTCACTCTGATGTCAGTGGGGATTTGGAGTCTGGGAGTGACTGGTTGATGCTTCAATTGCAGAAGGTTGTGTTAGCTCCATCTGTGGAATCAGTTCCTGAATGGGCATCTTGCATTAGATATGCTGTTACTGGCAAAGAAAGATCTGGAACTCGTGCTCCTGTTCTCAGGCAAAAAGTATTAGATTGCTTATGTACAGCAGTTCCTCAGTCTGTAGCAACTAGTGTACTTGCCAAGAGATATTCTTTTCTGTCTGTTGCTCTAATTGAAATTTCTCCACATAAAATGTCCCCAGCAGAGGAGCAGTACCACGTTACAATTCTCAACGAACTGCTTGACAATATGAGTCACTCATCTGCACAG GTAAGAGAGGCGATTGGTGTTGCTATGTGTGTCGCATGCTCGAATGTGAGATTAGCTGGTGCACGTTCACCGGGAGTCCTGACAGAACAAACCGGAAATGAATATTGGTCTAAGCGTTTGACAGATGGAGTTACTGAGTTGTCTGTGAGTATACAGAACAATAGTCAATCTAAGCAACTTGAATTGGCATCCGATTCATCCACTGTGAATGGCTTGGACAATAAAGAGGAGGCTGACGCTAAAAGAATGGAAACG ATTTTCCATTTCATGATTGCATCTCTGAAGTCTGGGAGATCTTCCGTTCTACTAGATGTTATTATTGCACTCTTCTACCCTGTTCTATCATTACAG GAAACATCAAATAAAGATTTGTCATTGCTTGCAAAGTCAGCTTTTGAATTGCTTAAATGGCGGACTTTGCCGCGCCCTTTTCTTGAAACAGCTATTATGGCTATCCTTTCTTCAGTCAGTGATCCCAACTGGCGAACCAGATCAGCGTTGTTATCATATCTCAGGACCTTTACATACAG GCACACATTCATTCTTTCTGGCTCAGAGAAATCACAAATTTGGCAAACAATTGAGAAGTTACTTGTGGATAACCAAGTTGAG GTCAGGGAGCATGCTGCTGGTGTTCTTGCAAGCTTAATGAAGGGTATAGATAAAGATCTATCGAAGGATTTCCGTGATAGATCATATGCACAAGCCCAACGTATCCTTGATACGAGAAGAAG AACTCCAAAGTCCGGCCATTCTGTTGCTACCATACATGGTGCAGTACTTGCTCTGACGGCTTCGGTGCTTTCTGTCCCATACGACATGCCAAG CTGGCTTCCTGGTCATGTAACACTACTGGCCCACTTCATCCGCGAGCCGTCTCCTGTGAAATCTACTGTGACAAAGGCTGTTGCTGAGTTTAAGAGGACACACGCCGACACTTGGAGCATCCAGAAGGATGCCTTCACAGAAGACGAACTGGAG GTCCTCCGGGATACATCGTCCTCGTCATCGTACTTTGCTTAG